One genomic region from Bacillus sp. SLBN-46 encodes:
- a CDS encoding sigma factor G inhibitor Gin, producing MEVEGLSSFLAHSHYEETCVICENLKPKGIHLYTSFICTDCESDLIQTDTNDPRYKYFLKQLRKITTPEIFS from the coding sequence ATGGAGGTGGAGGGCTTGAGTTCATTTTTAGCACATAGTCATTACGAGGAAACGTGCGTTATTTGTGAGAATCTTAAACCGAAAGGCATACATCTATATACTTCTTTTATCTGTACGGATTGTGAAAGTGATTTAATACAAACAGATACAAATGATCCAAGATATAAATATTTTCTTAAACAACTTAGGAAAATTACCACACCAGAGATTTTCTCTTAA